In Streptomyces sp. RFCAC02, the following proteins share a genomic window:
- a CDS encoding M18 family aminopeptidase yields the protein MSAPFDRGHTDDLMAFLAASPTPYHAAANAARRLADAGFTPLRETDPWDGAPGGRYVLRGGALIAWYVPEGAAPATPFRVIGAHTDSPTLRIKPSPDGGRHGWKQLTVEIYGGPLLNSWLDRDLGIAGRLVLRDGGTVLVNVDRPLLRVPQLAIHLDRSVNDGLALDRQHHTMPLWGLGEPRDGELIAFLADAAGLPSADAVAGFDLMTHAVEPPAYLGRDRELLAAPRLDNLLSVHAGTAALLDAARPDTRFVPVLAAFDHEETGSESDTGAAGPLLATALERDVYARGGTHEDRARALAGSYCLSADTGHAVHPNYGERHDPDHRPRAGGGPLLKVNVNQRYATDAAGRAVFTAACEQAGVPWQPFVSHNDVPCGTTIGPITATRHGIPTVDVGAPILSMHSARELCAANDPFLLANAMAAFLRPAG from the coding sequence ATGAGCGCACCCTTCGACCGCGGCCACACCGACGACCTGATGGCGTTCCTCGCCGCGTCCCCCACGCCGTACCACGCGGCGGCGAACGCGGCACGCCGCCTGGCCGACGCGGGGTTCACCCCGCTGCGGGAGACCGACCCGTGGGACGGCGCCCCCGGCGGCCGGTACGTCCTGCGCGGCGGCGCGCTCATCGCCTGGTACGTGCCCGAGGGCGCGGCGCCCGCCACCCCGTTCCGCGTCATCGGCGCCCACACCGACTCCCCCACCCTGCGGATCAAGCCGTCCCCCGACGGCGGCAGGCACGGCTGGAAGCAGCTCACCGTCGAGATCTACGGCGGTCCGCTCCTCAACAGCTGGCTCGACCGGGATCTCGGGATCGCCGGGCGCCTGGTGCTGCGCGACGGCGGCACCGTCCTCGTGAACGTGGACCGGCCGCTGCTGCGCGTCCCCCAGCTCGCGATCCACCTCGACCGGTCCGTGAACGACGGCCTGGCCCTGGACAGGCAGCACCACACCATGCCGCTGTGGGGTCTCGGGGAGCCGCGGGACGGCGAGCTGATCGCGTTCCTCGCGGACGCGGCGGGGCTCCCGTCGGCCGACGCGGTGGCCGGCTTCGACCTGATGACGCACGCCGTCGAGCCGCCCGCGTACCTCGGCCGCGACCGTGAGCTGCTGGCCGCCCCCCGTCTCGACAACCTGCTGTCGGTGCACGCCGGCACCGCGGCGCTCCTGGACGCCGCCCGCCCGGACACGCGCTTCGTGCCGGTCCTCGCCGCGTTCGACCACGAGGAGACCGGCAGCGAGTCCGACACCGGCGCCGCGGGGCCGCTCCTGGCCACCGCCCTGGAGCGCGACGTGTACGCCCGCGGCGGGACCCACGAGGACCGCGCCCGCGCCCTCGCCGGCTCGTACTGCCTGTCCGCCGACACGGGCCACGCCGTCCACCCCAACTACGGCGAGCGCCACGACCCCGACCACCGCCCCCGCGCCGGCGGCGGTCCCCTCCTCAAGGTCAACGTGAACCAGCGCTACGCCACCGACGCCGCGGGCCGCGCGGTGTTCACCGCCGCGTGCGAGCAGGCGGGCGTGCCGTGGCAGCCGTTCGTCTCGCACAACGACGTGCCCTGCGGCACGACGATCGGCCCCATCACCGCGACCCGGCACGGCATTCCCACGGTGGACGTGGGGGCGCCGATCCTGTCGATGCACTCCGCGCGCGAACTGTGCGCGGCGAACGACCCGTTCCTCCTCGCGAACGCGATGGCGGCCTTCCTGCGGCCCGCCGGCTGA
- a CDS encoding maleylpyruvate isomerase family mycothiol-dependent enzyme, with the protein MTERSSLQPYIDAWTQSIESISELASSLVEGEWNRPTERVGWSVRDVVSHVIGGECEALGDPRPIHALPRDLYHVVDETTRYLEVPVDVRRHHTGPEMTSELEYTVIRRSRQLRNERRGPDAEITHPLYGTLTLREFLAQRIFNVWTHEQDLRRALRQPGDLASPAALVARDVLLRRLPGIVAERADAPKKSAVVFEVSGPVEFVRTVRVDEEGNGSVDGNPSLGPLVTFTTDWETFTRVASGRVRARRVADKVKVEGDTVLAERILTSFPVAY; encoded by the coding sequence GTGACCGAGCGATCGAGCCTTCAGCCGTACATCGATGCCTGGACCCAGTCGATCGAGTCGATATCGGAGCTGGCCTCCTCGCTCGTCGAGGGCGAGTGGAACCGCCCCACGGAGCGCGTCGGCTGGTCGGTGCGGGACGTCGTGTCCCACGTGATCGGCGGCGAGTGCGAGGCCCTGGGCGACCCGCGCCCCATCCACGCCCTGCCGCGCGACCTCTACCACGTCGTGGACGAGACCACGCGCTACCTGGAGGTCCCCGTCGACGTGCGCCGGCACCACACGGGGCCGGAGATGACGAGCGAGCTTGAGTACACGGTCATCCGCCGCTCCCGCCAGCTCCGCAACGAACGCCGCGGCCCCGACGCCGAGATCACCCACCCCCTCTACGGCACCCTGACGCTCCGTGAGTTCCTCGCCCAGCGGATCTTCAACGTGTGGACGCACGAGCAGGACCTGCGGCGCGCCCTGCGGCAGCCCGGCGACCTGGCGTCCCCGGCGGCCCTCGTCGCCCGGGACGTGCTGCTGCGGCGGCTGCCCGGCATCGTCGCGGAGCGGGCGGACGCGCCGAAGAAGTCGGCCGTCGTGTTCGAGGTGAGCGGTCCGGTGGAGTTCGTGCGCACGGTCCGCGTCGACGAGGAGGGCAACGGCAGCGTCGACGGCAACCCGTCGCTCGGCCCGCTCGTCACGTTCACCACCGACTGGGAGACGTTCACGCGCGTCGCGAGCGGGCGGGTGCGGGCCAGGCGGGTCGCCGACAAGGTGAAGGTCGAGGGCGACACGGTCCTCGCCGAGCGCATCCTGACGAGCTTCCCCGTCGCGTACTGA
- a CDS encoding protein kinase yields the protein MTGHSTVGGGRYALRRLLGRGGMAAVHLAWDTVLEREVAVKTMRSEVSGDDAFRERFRREAQAVAKLTHPNIVSVYDTGEEREGGGAVPYMVMEYVDGQGLRDVLENDIAAWGAMPADKALRITAGVLAALDLSHEKGLVHRDIKPGNVMITRRGAVKVMDFGIARAMQTGVTSMTQTGMVVGTPQYLSPEQALGRAVDARADLYSVGVMLFELVTGRVPFDADTGLAVAYAHVTEDPPVASSLNTAIEPALDALIARALRKNPNERFRSAGEMLAECRRVAELLTGAAPSIAPDAPPPGGSGAGIAQAVFPEFGAPVTPSPYALGGGGAYGYPRVGGDTPPAGPYAPPVTPAPVPAAGGGRPARSRATWLVVAAAAVAVALIAAVSFVALTRGGGGEPEAGGTETAVEGTAEATATDGRRYTPGDPEKTIAATECSGAFDHWDQNEHAGAVAMPDFYDVHIDSVKACIRAAGWRYEDDVRYEDETLKGEGMVIAQTPGPGQPYDPDTDPPIKLTVSTGLEPVS from the coding sequence ATGACCGGACACTCGACCGTCGGCGGCGGCCGCTACGCGCTGCGGCGGCTCCTCGGCCGGGGCGGCATGGCGGCCGTCCACCTCGCGTGGGACACCGTGCTGGAGCGCGAGGTCGCCGTCAAGACGATGCGGAGCGAGGTCAGCGGCGACGACGCGTTCCGCGAGCGGTTCCGCCGCGAGGCCCAGGCCGTGGCGAAACTCACGCACCCGAACATCGTCTCCGTCTACGACACCGGTGAGGAACGGGAGGGCGGCGGCGCCGTCCCGTACATGGTCATGGAGTACGTCGACGGCCAGGGCCTGCGCGACGTGCTGGAGAACGACATCGCCGCGTGGGGCGCGATGCCCGCCGACAAGGCGCTGCGGATCACGGCGGGCGTCCTCGCCGCCCTGGACCTGAGCCACGAGAAGGGGCTCGTCCACCGCGACATCAAGCCGGGCAACGTCATGATCACGCGGCGCGGCGCCGTCAAGGTCATGGACTTCGGCATCGCGCGGGCCATGCAGACCGGGGTGACGTCCATGACGCAGACCGGGATGGTCGTCGGCACGCCGCAGTACCTGTCGCCCGAGCAGGCGCTCGGCCGCGCCGTGGACGCCCGCGCCGACCTGTACTCGGTGGGCGTGATGCTCTTCGAGCTGGTCACCGGACGCGTCCCGTTCGACGCCGACACCGGCCTCGCCGTCGCGTACGCGCACGTCACGGAGGACCCGCCGGTCGCCTCGTCGCTGAACACGGCGATCGAGCCCGCGCTGGACGCCCTCATCGCGCGGGCGCTGCGCAAGAACCCCAACGAGCGGTTCCGCAGCGCCGGCGAGATGCTGGCGGAGTGCCGCCGCGTCGCGGAGCTGCTGACCGGCGCGGCGCCCTCGATCGCACCGGACGCGCCGCCGCCGGGCGGGAGCGGCGCGGGCATAGCGCAGGCGGTGTTCCCCGAGTTCGGGGCGCCGGTGACGCCCTCGCCGTACGCGCTGGGCGGTGGCGGCGCCTACGGCTACCCGCGCGTCGGCGGCGACACGCCGCCGGCGGGGCCGTACGCCCCGCCGGTGACCCCCGCGCCCGTGCCGGCGGCCGGCGGCGGCCGTCCCGCGAGGTCGCGGGCCACCTGGCTCGTGGTGGCGGCAGCGGCCGTCGCGGTGGCGCTGATCGCGGCCGTCTCGTTCGTCGCGCTCACCCGCGGCGGTGGCGGGGAGCCGGAGGCGGGCGGTACGGAAACCGCCGTGGAGGGCACCGCGGAGGCGACCGCCACCGACGGGCGCCGCTACACACCCGGCGACCCGGAGAAGACGATCGCCGCGACGGAGTGCTCCGGCGCCTTCGACCACTGGGACCAGAACGAGCACGCGGGCGCCGTCGCCATGCCGGACTTCTACGACGTGCACATCGACTCGGTGAAGGCGTGCATACGGGCGGCCGGCTGGCGCTACGAGGACGACGTCCGCTACGAGGACGAGACGCTGAAGGGCGAGGGCATGGTCATCGCGCAGACGCCGGGACCCGGCCAGCCGTACGACCCGGACACGGACCCGCCGATCAAGCTGACCGTCTCCACCGGCCTTGAGCCGGTCTCCTGA
- a CDS encoding protein kinase encodes MAQDQGAAGSGEDESGASGNEVPETPDMWGNGGFVGDGRYRLTHRLGRGGMAEVFAAEDVRLGRTVAVKLLRSDLAEDPVSKARFTREAQSVAGLNHHAVVAVFDSGEETGNGRVTPYIVMELVNGRTIRDLLIDSDPPPPERALAIVSGVLEALAYSHQHGIVHRDIKPANVIITDTGAVKVMDFGIARALHGAAQTMTQTGMVMGTPQYLSPEQALGKTVDTRSDLYAVGCLLYELLTLRPPFIGETPLSVVYQHVQDMPRLPSEVAPASPPELDGLVMRALTKDPEDRYQTAEEMRGMVRYALRMLEEHGGHTAGLWNTGSLTGGTTPPLGTAAPTRATTTAATPAAGVPLLLGGPDGTPPGGTAADARTGSRLRILLVAVLAVLAVATGVLVAVRLGGGDDPADPPAESGPPSPTESADQRPDDESPSSDETAEEDEHRDDSGTSGGQEWDEDWDQGWEDDGDQSTTSPTEQPTGEETEQPTGDPTQSDDETPPPDSGSDDGGSGDEGEESPPPTGDTGTGDAEGGDADTGTGEDVSGAEGDTTTTP; translated from the coding sequence ATGGCACAGGACCAAGGCGCTGCGGGCTCCGGCGAGGACGAGTCCGGGGCGTCCGGCAACGAGGTCCCCGAAACGCCGGACATGTGGGGAAACGGCGGATTCGTCGGAGACGGCCGCTACCGGCTGACGCACCGGCTCGGCCGCGGGGGCATGGCGGAGGTGTTCGCCGCCGAGGACGTACGGCTCGGCCGGACGGTGGCGGTGAAGCTGCTGCGCTCCGACCTGGCCGAGGACCCGGTGTCCAAGGCGCGCTTCACGCGCGAGGCGCAGTCGGTGGCGGGCCTGAACCACCACGCCGTCGTCGCCGTCTTCGACTCCGGCGAGGAGACCGGCAACGGCCGCGTCACCCCGTACATCGTGATGGAGCTGGTCAACGGCCGGACGATCCGCGACCTGCTGATCGACTCCGACCCGCCGCCGCCCGAGCGCGCCCTCGCGATCGTCTCGGGTGTGCTTGAGGCCCTGGCCTACAGCCACCAGCACGGCATCGTGCACCGCGACATCAAGCCGGCGAACGTCATCATCACGGACACGGGCGCCGTCAAGGTCATGGACTTCGGCATCGCGCGGGCGCTGCACGGCGCCGCGCAGACGATGACGCAGACCGGCATGGTGATGGGCACGCCGCAGTACCTCTCGCCCGAGCAGGCGCTCGGCAAGACGGTGGACACCAGGTCCGACCTGTACGCGGTCGGCTGCCTCCTGTACGAGCTGCTGACGCTGCGCCCGCCGTTCATCGGCGAGACGCCGCTGTCCGTCGTCTACCAGCACGTCCAGGACATGCCGCGGCTGCCGTCCGAGGTGGCCCCCGCGTCGCCGCCCGAGCTGGACGGCCTGGTCATGCGCGCCCTCACGAAGGACCCCGAGGACCGTTACCAGACGGCCGAGGAGATGCGCGGCATGGTGCGGTACGCGCTGCGCATGCTGGAGGAGCACGGCGGCCACACCGCCGGCCTGTGGAACACCGGTTCCCTCACCGGCGGGACGACCCCGCCGCTCGGCACCGCCGCCCCGACCCGCGCCACGACCACCGCGGCCACCCCGGCGGCCGGTGTCCCGCTGCTGCTCGGCGGCCCGGACGGCACCCCGCCCGGCGGCACGGCGGCCGACGCGCGCACCGGCTCGCGGCTGCGCATCCTGCTGGTGGCGGTCCTCGCGGTCCTCGCGGTCGCGACGGGCGTCCTCGTCGCCGTCCGGCTGGGCGGCGGCGACGATCCGGCCGACCCGCCGGCGGAGTCGGGGCCGCCGAGCCCGACCGAGTCGGCGGACCAGCGGCCGGACGACGAGTCCCCCTCCTCGGACGAGACGGCCGAGGAGGACGAGCACCGGGACGACTCCGGCACCTCCGGGGGCCAGGAGTGGGACGAGGACTGGGACCAGGGCTGGGAGGACGACGGCGACCAGTCGACGACGTCCCCGACCGAGCAGCCGACGGGCGAGGAGACCGAGCAGCCCACCGGCGACCCGACGCAGTCCGACGACGAGACGCCCCCGCCGGACAGCGGCTCGGACGACGGCGGCAGCGGTGACGAGGGCGAGGAGTCCCCGCCGCCGACGGGCGACACCGGCACGGGCGACGCCGAGGGCGGCGACGCGGACACCGGTACGGGCGAGGACGTCAGCGGCGCCGAGGGCGACACCACGACGACCCCCTGA
- a CDS encoding phosphotransferase: MSLTEQTLTVLVRRYGQGTPIDCRPLTAGLLNRGYRVATTTGRFFLKHHLDGDPAATDPLVRQHRATAELARLGLPVAPPLPDRDGRTVVVHRGRCYALHPWVDGRHRDGGQLSRGQSDRLGALLGRVHRALDQVIRRTPLPYAPPSLNAPHRASAVPTETEELIARLLGLIRARPRRTGFDELAEHRLLERRDLLRAHAHRRPGPAEVPAEGWVHGDFHPLNLLYRAEGPVEPVAIVDWDRLDVQPRAEEAVRAAAIFFLRPRGTLDLAKVRAYARAYRTATGARPDELAAAVHRVWWERLNDFWMLRWHYERHDHRADPQFPAASALVVWWTRHRERVSEAFTG; the protein is encoded by the coding sequence ATGTCCCTCACGGAGCAGACCCTGACCGTGCTGGTCCGCCGCTACGGTCAGGGCACCCCCATCGACTGCCGGCCGCTGACCGCCGGGCTCCTCAACCGCGGCTACCGCGTCGCGACGACCACCGGCCGGTTCTTCCTGAAGCACCACCTCGACGGCGACCCGGCCGCCACCGACCCGCTGGTGCGGCAGCACCGCGCGACGGCCGAGCTGGCGCGCCTCGGCCTGCCCGTCGCGCCACCGCTGCCCGACCGGGACGGCCGCACGGTCGTCGTGCACCGGGGCCGCTGCTACGCCCTGCACCCCTGGGTGGACGGCAGGCACCGGGACGGCGGGCAGCTCAGCCGCGGCCAGAGCGACCGCCTGGGGGCGCTGCTCGGGCGCGTGCACCGGGCACTCGACCAGGTGATAAGGCGTACTCCCTTGCCGTACGCCCCGCCGTCGCTGAACGCGCCCCACCGCGCCTCGGCCGTGCCGACCGAGACGGAGGAGCTGATCGCGCGGCTGCTCGGGCTGATCCGCGCCCGGCCGCGCCGCACCGGCTTCGACGAGCTGGCCGAGCACCGCCTGCTGGAGCGCCGCGACCTGCTGCGCGCCCACGCGCACCGCCGCCCGGGACCCGCCGAGGTGCCCGCAGAGGGCTGGGTGCACGGCGACTTCCACCCGCTGAACCTGCTGTACCGCGCCGAGGGGCCGGTCGAGCCGGTCGCGATCGTGGACTGGGACCGACTTGACGTGCAGCCGCGCGCGGAGGAGGCGGTCCGCGCCGCGGCGATCTTCTTCCTGCGGCCGCGGGGCACGCTCGATCTGGCGAAGGTCCGGGCGTACGCCCGCGCGTACCGGACCGCCACGGGCGCGCGTCCGGACGAGCTGGCCGCCGCGGTGCACCGCGTGTGGTGGGAGCGGCTGAACGACTTCTGGATGCTGCGCTGGCACTACGAGCGCCACGACCACCGGGCCGATCCGCAGTTCCCGGCGGCGTCGGCGCTCGTCGTGTGGTGGACGCGGCACCGGGAGCGGGTGTCGGAGGCGTTCACGGGCTGA
- a CDS encoding response regulator transcription factor, translating into MPEDGKIRVFLLDDHEVVRRGVRELLAMESDIEIAGEAGTAAEARARVPAARPDVAVLDVRLPDGSGVEVCRDIRSQDESIRCLMLTSYADDEALFDAIMAGASGYVLKAIRGSELLSAVRDVAAGKSLLDPDATRRVLERLRGGGQAAQNAPGAGDERTARLTEQERRILDLIGDGLTNRAIGEELHLAEKTIKNYVSSILAKLGMERRSQAAAYVARLQAGKRE; encoded by the coding sequence GTGCCAGAAGACGGAAAAATCCGGGTATTCCTCCTCGACGACCACGAGGTGGTGCGGCGCGGCGTACGGGAGCTGCTGGCCATGGAGTCCGACATCGAGATCGCCGGCGAGGCGGGCACGGCGGCCGAGGCGCGCGCCCGCGTCCCGGCCGCGCGGCCCGATGTCGCGGTCCTCGACGTGCGCCTCCCGGACGGCAGCGGCGTCGAGGTCTGCCGGGACATCAGATCGCAGGACGAGTCGATCCGGTGCCTGATGCTCACGTCGTACGCGGACGACGAGGCGCTGTTCGACGCCATCATGGCGGGCGCGTCCGGCTATGTGCTGAAGGCCATCCGGGGCAGTGAACTGCTCTCCGCCGTACGGGACGTGGCGGCCGGCAAGTCCCTCCTCGACCCGGACGCGACCCGCCGCGTGCTGGAGCGCCTGCGCGGCGGCGGGCAGGCCGCGCAGAACGCGCCGGGCGCCGGGGACGAACGCACGGCCCGCCTGACCGAGCAGGAACGCCGCATCCTCGACCTCATCGGCGACGGCCTGACCAACCGCGCCATCGGCGAGGAGCTGCACCTCGCCGAGAAGACGATCAAGAACTACGTCTCCAGCATCCTCGCCAAGCTGGGCATGGAACGCCGCTCCCAGGCCGCCGCCTACGTCGCGCGCCTCCAGGCCGGCAAGCGCGAGTGA